A region of Mesorhizobium sp. AR02 DNA encodes the following proteins:
- a CDS encoding PTS sugar transporter subunit IIA — translation MIGLVLVTHGQLATEFRHAVEHVVGPQDNFETVAIGADDDMEQRRRDIVDAVARVDTGAGVIVLTDMFGGTPSNLAISVMESGRTEVIAGMNLPMLIKLSSIRKGDNMAAALDEAQAAGRKYINVASQLLSSK, via the coding sequence ATGATCGGACTCGTGCTTGTAACGCACGGTCAACTGGCCACCGAGTTCCGACATGCCGTCGAACATGTCGTCGGGCCACAAGACAATTTCGAAACCGTGGCGATCGGTGCCGACGACGATATGGAACAGCGTCGCCGCGACATCGTCGACGCCGTCGCCCGTGTCGATACCGGAGCGGGCGTCATCGTGCTGACCGACATGTTCGGCGGCACGCCGTCGAACCTCGCCATCTCGGTGATGGAGTCCGGCCGCACAGAAGTGATCGCCGGCATGAACCTGCCGATGCTGATCAAGCTGTCCTCGATCCGCAAGGGCGACAACATGGCAGCGGCTCTCGACGAGGCGCAGGCCGCCGGCCGCAAATACATCAATGTCGCCAGCCAGCTTCTGAGCAGCAAATGA
- the addB gene encoding double-strand break repair protein AddB codes for MSGSSRVFSIPSGAPFLPTLAEALLAGRLVPGFRFDGDPLALADVTIYVPTRRAARALRGVFVDSLKARGGGGSAILPVIRPLGEFDEDEAAFDAEPSAAIDLAPPISATERLLLLTPLVRAWKRRLPEHVVKLFAEEIVIPASTADAIWLARDLAGLMNEIETEGTDWAKLKDLVTGSLAGWWQVTLEFLGIVTDAWPKFLSESDRSNPAAHRSALIRFEAERLRRNPPAGPVIAAGSTGSIPATAELLAAIARLPGGAIVLPGLDRTLDEASFQALVAPGARPAVLGHPQYGLARLIGKIGVLRSDVEEIGVAEPRLALRAALVGEALRPAETTELWAETRNGFSASDIAGAFADVTLLEAASERDEAVAIAVALKQAVEQPGQRAALVTGDRALARRVSVELQRFGVVADDSGGTPLANSPAASLLRLALEAVFRPGDPVGLLSLLKHPLLGLGLERAAVRHAAELVELVALRGGTGRPDIVSLPELFENRLTGLGDDSRPPFWFSRLTVRSIEDSRNLLARLAEALAPLSAFRSQADADLAALVEASVMALENLGRSADGGLGDLYAGDAGEKLADLLRGLVAASAPLSFAAGEWPDVMDALVAPETVKPAQGTDRNIAIWGALEARLQDVDTLVIGGLNEGVWPRKPESDRFMSRLMKTGIDLEPPERRIGLAAHDFQMAMGARHVVLARSARSGDAPAVPSRWLQRLLTFIGNDHAATLRRRGDELLAWARALDTGPKQDFAPRPQPKPPLSVRPTHFSVTEIETLRRDPYAVYARRILGLMPLDPVIRDPGAAERGTLFHAILHLFSSRVADPRAPDALTSLIAAGRACFAEAALPADVEAVWWPRFEKLAANIIEWERTRADAVVRRHAEERAGKTTVGQSGVTLSGYADRVDLLAGGMADILDYKTGSSPSKAQAHTLLTPQLALEGALLRRGAFKDLGAREPSQLAFIRLKPNGEVFEESILEHNRQPRTAADLAEEAWARLEKLLIHYGDPATGYLSRALPFREGETDGDYDHLARVLEWSAGGDAGDEGGEA; via the coding sequence ATGAGCGGCTCGAGCCGCGTTTTCTCGATTCCTTCCGGAGCGCCGTTTCTGCCGACGCTGGCCGAGGCGCTGCTTGCCGGCCGGCTGGTTCCGGGATTTCGGTTCGACGGCGACCCGCTCGCTCTGGCCGATGTCACCATCTATGTGCCGACGCGCCGCGCCGCGCGTGCTTTGCGCGGTGTCTTCGTCGACAGCTTGAAAGCACGCGGCGGTGGCGGTTCGGCGATCCTGCCGGTCATCCGTCCGCTCGGCGAGTTCGATGAGGACGAGGCCGCGTTCGACGCCGAACCATCGGCGGCAATCGATCTCGCGCCGCCGATCTCGGCAACCGAACGCCTGTTGCTGCTGACGCCGCTGGTGCGGGCGTGGAAACGCCGGCTGCCGGAACATGTGGTGAAGCTTTTCGCGGAGGAAATCGTTATCCCCGCTTCCACCGCCGACGCGATCTGGCTGGCGCGCGATCTTGCCGGGCTGATGAATGAGATCGAGACGGAAGGCACCGACTGGGCAAAGCTCAAGGACCTGGTGACCGGCAGCCTTGCCGGATGGTGGCAGGTGACGCTCGAATTCCTCGGCATCGTCACCGATGCCTGGCCGAAATTCCTGAGCGAGAGCGACCGCTCCAATCCGGCCGCGCATCGCAGCGCGCTGATCCGCTTCGAGGCGGAGCGGCTGCGGCGCAACCCGCCGGCCGGACCGGTCATCGCCGCGGGATCGACCGGTTCGATACCGGCGACGGCTGAACTGCTTGCGGCGATCGCCCGCTTGCCCGGCGGCGCCATCGTGCTGCCCGGGCTCGACCGGACGCTGGACGAAGCGTCTTTCCAGGCGCTCGTCGCACCCGGCGCGCGGCCGGCCGTGCTTGGCCACCCGCAATATGGCCTGGCCAGGCTGATCGGCAAGATCGGCGTGCTGCGCTCAGATGTCGAGGAGATCGGCGTGGCCGAACCGCGGCTGGCGCTACGCGCCGCCCTTGTCGGCGAAGCGCTGCGGCCGGCCGAAACAACTGAGCTATGGGCCGAGACGCGCAACGGGTTTTCGGCGTCCGACATTGCCGGCGCCTTCGCCGACGTGACGCTGCTCGAGGCAGCCAGCGAACGCGACGAAGCGGTCGCCATTGCGGTCGCGCTGAAGCAGGCCGTCGAACAGCCCGGCCAAAGGGCGGCTCTCGTTACCGGCGACCGGGCGCTGGCGCGCCGTGTCTCGGTCGAACTCCAGCGCTTCGGCGTCGTCGCCGACGATTCCGGCGGCACGCCGCTCGCCAACAGCCCAGCGGCCAGTCTGCTCCGACTGGCGCTGGAAGCGGTGTTCCGGCCGGGCGATCCGGTCGGCCTTTTGTCGCTGCTCAAGCATCCGCTGCTCGGCCTCGGCCTCGAACGCGCCGCTGTGCGCCACGCGGCGGAACTGGTCGAACTGGTGGCACTGCGCGGCGGCACCGGCCGCCCCGACATCGTTTCGCTGCCGGAATTGTTCGAAAACCGTCTCACCGGACTGGGCGATGACAGCCGGCCGCCCTTCTGGTTTTCCCGGCTGACCGTACGTTCAATAGAGGATTCGCGGAACCTTCTTGCACGCCTGGCAGAAGCGCTGGCGCCGCTTTCGGCCTTTCGCAGCCAGGCGGATGCCGATCTTGCCGCACTGGTCGAAGCCAGCGTCATGGCCCTGGAAAATCTCGGCCGTTCCGCCGATGGCGGCCTGGGCGACCTCTATGCCGGCGACGCCGGCGAAAAGCTCGCCGACTTGTTGCGCGGGCTGGTCGCGGCATCGGCGCCGCTGTCGTTTGCCGCCGGCGAATGGCCCGATGTGATGGACGCGCTGGTCGCGCCCGAGACGGTCAAGCCGGCGCAAGGCACCGACAGGAACATCGCCATCTGGGGTGCGCTGGAAGCGCGGTTGCAGGATGTCGACACGCTGGTCATCGGCGGCCTCAACGAAGGTGTCTGGCCGCGCAAGCCGGAGAGCGACCGCTTCATGTCGCGGCTGATGAAGACCGGCATCGATCTCGAACCGCCCGAACGGCGCATCGGCCTTGCCGCGCATGATTTCCAGATGGCCATGGGCGCGAGACATGTGGTGCTGGCCCGCTCGGCGCGTTCCGGCGACGCACCGGCCGTGCCATCGCGCTGGCTGCAGCGCCTCTTGACCTTCATCGGCAATGACCATGCGGCAACCTTGCGCCGGCGCGGCGACGAGCTGCTTGCCTGGGCACGCGCGCTCGATACCGGTCCAAAGCAGGATTTCGCGCCGCGGCCGCAACCGAAGCCGCCGCTTTCAGTGCGCCCAACGCATTTCTCGGTCACCGAGATCGAGACGTTGCGTCGTGATCCCTACGCCGTCTATGCGCGAAGAATCCTCGGCCTGATGCCACTCGACCCGGTCATCCGCGATCCCGGTGCCGCCGAGCGCGGCACGCTTTTCCACGCCATCCTGCATCTGTTCTCCAGCCGCGTGGCCGATCCGCGCGCGCCCGATGCGCTGACCAGCCTCATTGCCGCCGGCCGCGCCTGTTTTGCCGAGGCCGCCCTTCCGGCCGATGTCGAGGCGGTGTGGTGGCCGCGCTTCGAAAAGCTCGCCGCCAACATCATCGAGTGGGAGCGCACGCGCGCCGATGCGGTGGTTCGCCGACATGCCGAGGAGCGCGCGGGGAAGACCACCGTCGGACAGTCCGGCGTCACGCTGTCCGGTTATGCCGACCGCGTTGATCTGCTGGCCGGCGGCATGGCCGATATTTTGGACTACAAGACCGGTTCTTCGCCCTCCAAGGCGCAGGCGCACACGCTGCTGACGCCACAACTGGCGCTGGAAGGCGCACTGCTGCGGCGTGGCGCGTTCAAGGATTTGGGCGCGCGCGAACCGTCGCAGCTGGCCTTCATCAGGCTGAAGCCGAATGGCGAAGTGTTCGAAGAGTCCATCCTTGAACACAACCGCCAGCCAAGGACCGCCGCCGATCTTGCCGAAGAAGCCTGGGCGCGGCTGGAAAAGCTTTTGATCCACTATGGCGACCCGGCGACCGGCTATCTGTCGCGCGCTCTGCCGTTTCGCGAAGGCGAGACCGACGGCGACTACGACCATCTCGCCCGTGTGCTCGAATGGTCCGCGGGCGGCGATGCCGGTGACGAGGGAGGGGAGGCATGA
- a CDS encoding sensor histidine kinase: protein MPGQNPHGAGSAVSGGHDDSGTVSSATQGGRLSWRARAGVFLASSALAGPLASAVAHAENAAVATAGLSINTVEVMQLAVFVGVTGAAFLSAIVLIRERARTSAENVELRSRVADVNAALRRSEALLNLRDQRVVVWASENKKPELIGTLPVESGAPEERAAFLAFGRWLMPRSAAALEHAIAGLREKARPFDLVIESQAGAPLEVHGRKSAAHILVRFVSLSETQRSQARLKIDNQRLAADHDTMIGLLEALKMPAWLRDEHGRLKWVNRAYADAVEAESAEAAVRDAKEFLGGQAREAIGAQHKSHPVFEQSLSTVIEGDRRVFAVTDFAGADGSAGLACDTSAIETIRGEYERTVRSHADTLDQLNTAVAIFDTDEKLRFFNQAFQKLWGLDSGFLHSAPDNALLLDRLRSEGKIAEQPEWRRWKEGLLGAYRAVESQEHWWHLPDGKTIRVVANPQPKGGVTWVFENLTEKMDLESRYRTAVRVQGETLDNLAEGVAVFGPDGRLRLSNPAFATLWGLSGDAAKPNVHVSTIRDLCDRQAVDSPWPGFVAAITGFDDERRERHGQSELNNGTVLRYAVIPLPNGQVMMTFVDVTDSVNVERALKDKNEALEKSDQLKNDFVQHVSYELRSPLTNIIGFTELLSVPTTGPLNQKQREYVEHVSSSSSVLLTIVNDILDLATVDAGIMQLDISEVHVDRTIAAAAELVADRLQEHSIRLEVDAAAAPKTFHGDEIRIRQILYNLLSNAANYAPEASTIRLACRHLADGVEFSVHDDGPGMPPDVLDSVFRRFEPRTNGGRRRGAGLGLSIVKSFVELHGGHVRIETGKDKGTTVICTFPDMPGIRAAAE from the coding sequence ATGCCGGGGCAAAACCCGCACGGAGCGGGATCGGCCGTTTCCGGCGGCCATGACGATTCGGGGACTGTAAGCTCGGCCACCCAGGGCGGGCGCCTTTCCTGGCGTGCCCGCGCGGGCGTTTTCCTGGCCAGCTCCGCGCTGGCCGGTCCGTTGGCCAGCGCTGTCGCGCATGCCGAGAACGCCGCCGTGGCCACCGCCGGGCTGTCGATCAACACGGTCGAAGTCATGCAGCTTGCCGTGTTCGTCGGTGTGACCGGCGCGGCATTTCTGTCGGCCATCGTTCTCATCCGCGAACGGGCCCGCACCTCGGCGGAGAATGTCGAACTGAGAAGCCGCGTAGCCGACGTCAACGCAGCACTGCGCCGTTCGGAAGCGCTGCTCAATCTGCGCGACCAGCGTGTGGTCGTCTGGGCCTCGGAAAACAAGAAACCCGAACTCATCGGCACATTGCCGGTCGAAAGCGGCGCACCAGAGGAGCGGGCGGCTTTCCTTGCCTTCGGCCGTTGGCTGATGCCGCGCTCGGCGGCGGCGCTCGAGCATGCCATCGCGGGCTTGCGCGAAAAGGCGAGGCCGTTCGACCTGGTCATCGAATCGCAGGCCGGCGCTCCGCTCGAAGTGCATGGCCGCAAGAGCGCCGCGCACATCCTGGTGCGGTTTGTCTCGCTTTCCGAGACACAGCGCAGCCAGGCCCGGCTGAAGATCGACAACCAGCGGCTGGCCGCCGACCATGACACGATGATCGGCCTGCTCGAGGCGCTGAAGATGCCGGCATGGCTGCGCGACGAGCACGGACGCCTGAAATGGGTCAACCGGGCCTATGCCGACGCGGTCGAAGCCGAGAGTGCCGAAGCCGCCGTTCGCGACGCCAAGGAGTTTCTTGGCGGCCAGGCGCGCGAGGCGATCGGCGCCCAGCACAAATCACATCCGGTCTTCGAGCAGTCGCTCTCCACGGTGATCGAAGGCGACCGCCGCGTCTTCGCGGTGACCGACTTCGCCGGTGCCGACGGTTCAGCCGGCCTTGCCTGCGACACCAGCGCCATCGAGACCATTCGCGGCGAATATGAGCGGACGGTGCGCAGCCACGCCGACACGCTCGACCAGCTCAACACCGCCGTCGCCATCTTCGACACCGACGAGAAGCTGCGCTTCTTCAACCAGGCCTTCCAGAAACTGTGGGGGCTGGACAGCGGCTTCCTGCACAGCGCGCCTGACAACGCGCTTTTGCTCGACCGGCTGCGCAGCGAAGGCAAGATCGCCGAGCAGCCCGAATGGCGCCGCTGGAAGGAAGGCCTGCTCGGCGCCTACCGCGCGGTCGAATCGCAGGAACATTGGTGGCATCTGCCTGACGGCAAGACCATCCGCGTCGTCGCCAACCCGCAGCCCAAGGGCGGCGTCACCTGGGTGTTCGAGAACCTGACCGAGAAGATGGACCTGGAAAGCCGCTATCGCACAGCGGTGCGGGTCCAGGGCGAGACGCTCGACAATCTCGCCGAAGGCGTGGCGGTGTTCGGTCCCGATGGTCGGCTCCGCCTGTCGAACCCGGCCTTTGCCACGCTCTGGGGATTGAGTGGCGACGCCGCCAAGCCCAATGTGCACGTCTCCACCATACGCGACCTTTGCGACCGCCAGGCGGTCGACAGCCCCTGGCCCGGCTTCGTCGCCGCCATCACCGGTTTCGACGACGAGCGCCGCGAACGCCATGGCCAGAGCGAGCTCAACAACGGCACCGTGCTGCGTTACGCCGTGATTCCACTGCCCAACGGGCAAGTGATGATGACCTTCGTCGACGTCACCGACAGCGTGAATGTCGAACGCGCGCTGAAGGACAAGAACGAGGCGCTGGAAAAATCAGACCAGCTCAAGAACGACTTCGTCCAGCACGTGTCCTACGAACTGCGTTCGCCGCTGACCAACATCATCGGCTTCACCGAACTGCTTTCCGTGCCGACGACCGGCCCGCTGAATCAAAAGCAGCGCGAGTATGTCGAGCATGTCAGCTCGTCCTCCTCGGTCCTGCTGACCATCGTCAACGACATACTCGACCTTGCGACAGTCGACGCCGGCATCATGCAGCTCGACATTTCCGAGGTGCATGTCGACCGCACCATCGCGGCGGCTGCAGAACTGGTTGCCGACCGGCTGCAGGAGCATTCGATCCGGCTCGAGGTCGATGCCGCTGCTGCGCCGAAGACGTTCCACGGCGACGAAATCCGCATCCGCCAGATCCTCTACAATCTGCTCAGCAACGCCGCCAACTACGCGCCGGAAGCCAGCACCATCCGTCTCGCCTGCCGCCATCTGGCGGATGGGGTGGAATTCTCGGTGCATGACGACGGTCCCGGCATGCCGCCGGATGTTCTGGATTCGGTGTTCCGCCGCTTCGAACCGCGTACAAATGGCGGACGCCGGCGAGGTGCCGGCCTCGGTCTGTCGATCGTCAAAAGCTTTGTCGAACTGCATGGCGGCCACGTTCGCATCGAAACCGGCAAGGACAAGGGCACGACCGTCATCTGCACCTTCCCCGACATGCCGGGCATCCGCGCCGCGGCCGAGTAG
- a CDS encoding HPr kinase/phosphorylase: protein MPDPVAPPENIHGTAILIGERGVLITGPSGAGKTTLALTLLDHCRARGLFSRLIGDDRLLAAARAGRLVCRVPATIAGLAEVPGFMPRPLPFEPGGVIDLHVRLVPKAEMARFQEEISEPVAGCPVPRIDLAERNAATALPAVMARLSIPPFL, encoded by the coding sequence GTGCCTGATCCAGTTGCGCCGCCAGAAAACATTCACGGAACCGCGATCCTGATCGGCGAGCGCGGCGTCCTTATCACCGGGCCGTCCGGCGCCGGCAAGACGACGCTGGCGCTGACACTCCTGGACCATTGCCGCGCGCGCGGGCTGTTCTCGCGGCTGATCGGCGACGACAGGCTGCTTGCCGCGGCTCGCGCCGGGCGGCTGGTCTGTCGCGTGCCGGCGACCATCGCCGGTCTCGCCGAAGTGCCTGGGTTCATGCCGCGCCCGCTGCCGTTCGAGCCGGGCGGAGTGATCGACCTGCATGTGAGGCTGGTGCCAAAGGCAGAGATGGCCCGTTTCCAGGAGGAAATCAGCGAGCCGGTCGCAGGCTGCCCAGTGCCGCGTATCGACCTTGCCGAGCGTAACGCCGCCACAGCCCTGCCTGCCGTGATGGCGCGGCTGTCGATCCCGCCTTTTCTATGA
- the tsaE gene encoding tRNA (adenosine(37)-N6)-threonylcarbamoyltransferase complex ATPase subunit type 1 TsaE codes for MTGLVLERLLIDETQTARLGEDLALALRAGDVLALKGDLGAGKSTLARALIRTLADDTSLDVPSPTFTLVQSYDTRIPVHHFDLYRLSSASELDELGFDEALTQGAALVEWPERAEGYLPKTTLSIELVQHGEGRLARVSGQGATFDRAARSLAMRGFLEDAGWGEARRRHFIGDASARSYEIVTLAGHEPRVLMNSPRLLLGPPVRDGKPYAVIAHTAQSVSAFVAIDRALKAGGVSVPEIHAEDQDQGFLLIEHLGAEGFLGKDGEPIAERYAAAAELLAMMHGRTWPRRLQAGPGSFHEVPPFDRDAMMIEADLLVDWYVPAISGDPASDDLRTGYAREWNALFDRLHGSEYTLMLRDFHSPNIIWRRDRAGHDRLGIVDFQDALIGPSAYDVASLAMDARVTLSPEIEKRTLEAYVAARHAAGAFDEAGFLEAYAIMAAQRNSKILGIFVRLEKRDGKPYYLKHLPRIRDYLRRALSHPALASLRDFYHAHGLLEERTL; via the coding sequence ATGACGGGCCTGGTGCTGGAGCGGTTGCTCATCGACGAGACACAGACAGCGCGATTGGGTGAAGACCTGGCGCTGGCATTGCGTGCCGGCGACGTGCTGGCGCTCAAGGGCGATCTCGGCGCCGGCAAGTCCACTCTCGCACGGGCCCTGATCCGGACGCTGGCGGACGACACCAGCCTCGACGTGCCAAGCCCGACCTTCACTTTGGTGCAGAGCTACGACACGCGCATCCCGGTCCATCATTTCGATCTCTACCGCTTGTCCTCGGCAAGCGAGCTCGACGAGCTCGGCTTCGACGAAGCGCTGACGCAAGGTGCTGCCCTGGTCGAATGGCCCGAGCGGGCCGAAGGCTATCTGCCTAAGACAACGCTTTCGATCGAACTCGTCCAACATGGCGAGGGCCGGCTGGCGCGAGTGTCCGGGCAAGGGGCGACCTTCGACCGCGCAGCGCGATCGCTGGCCATGCGCGGTTTTCTGGAAGATGCTGGCTGGGGCGAAGCGCGGCGGCGCCATTTCATCGGCGACGCCTCGGCCCGCTCCTATGAGATCGTCACGCTCGCCGGCCACGAGCCGCGCGTGCTGATGAACTCGCCGCGGCTGCTGCTCGGCCCCCCTGTGCGCGACGGCAAACCCTATGCCGTGATCGCGCACACCGCCCAGTCGGTCTCCGCCTTCGTCGCCATTGACCGCGCCTTGAAGGCCGGCGGCGTCAGCGTTCCGGAAATCCATGCCGAGGACCAGGACCAGGGCTTCCTGCTCATCGAACATCTCGGTGCTGAAGGATTTCTCGGCAAGGACGGCGAGCCCATAGCGGAACGCTACGCCGCCGCTGCCGAACTGCTGGCCATGATGCATGGCCGGACCTGGCCACGGCGCCTGCAAGCCGGACCAGGCAGCTTCCACGAGGTGCCGCCCTTCGACCGCGACGCGATGATGATCGAAGCCGATCTGCTGGTCGACTGGTATGTGCCGGCGATATCGGGCGACCCGGCCAGCGACGATCTGCGCACTGGCTACGCCAGGGAATGGAATGCGCTTTTCGACCGGCTGCATGGCAGCGAATACACGCTGATGCTGCGCGACTTCCATTCGCCCAACATCATCTGGCGTCGCGACCGCGCCGGCCATGACCGGCTGGGCATCGTCGATTTCCAGGATGCGCTGATCGGGCCTTCAGCCTATGACGTGGCTTCACTGGCCATGGATGCCCGCGTCACCCTATCGCCCGAAATCGAAAAGCGGACGCTCGAAGCCTATGTCGCGGCGCGCCATGCAGCGGGTGCCTTCGACGAAGCGGGTTTCCTGGAAGCCTATGCAATCATGGCCGCACAGCGCAATTCCAAGATCCTCGGCATTTTCGTGCGGCTCGAAAAGCGCGATGGCAAACCTTATTATCTGAAGCACCTGCCGCGCATCCGCGACTATCTGCGCCGGGCGCTGTCCCACCCAGCGCTCGCCAGCCTGCGGGATTTCTATCACGCGCATGGCTTGCTTGAGGAACGAACGCTGTGA
- a CDS encoding nucleotidyltransferase family protein, with the protein MTARPDTAIVPKTAIVLAAGLGKRMRPITDTIPKPLVRIAGKTLLDWGLDSLAAAGVAKAVVNVHYLPEQIVAHVAARHLPHIIISDESDRLLDSAGGIVKALPELGEQPFYILNADTFWIDHGPLNLGRLALAWDAAKMDILLMLADLHQATGHCGSTDFLVAPDGALRRSKGDPAGLIYAGAAIIHPRLFADASAEPHSLNAYFDKAIAAGRLFGMPMHGHWITVGTPDAIPQAEAAVAGALAEMQ; encoded by the coding sequence GTGACAGCAAGACCGGACACTGCCATCGTGCCCAAAACTGCAATCGTACTCGCCGCCGGGCTCGGCAAGCGCATGCGGCCGATCACCGACACCATCCCCAAGCCGCTGGTCAGGATCGCCGGCAAGACGTTGCTCGACTGGGGACTCGACAGCCTCGCCGCCGCTGGCGTCGCCAAGGCCGTGGTCAACGTCCACTATCTGCCAGAACAGATCGTCGCCCATGTCGCCGCGCGCCATCTGCCCCACATCATCATTTCCGATGAGAGCGACCGGCTGCTCGATTCGGCCGGCGGCATCGTCAAGGCGCTGCCGGAACTGGGCGAGCAGCCCTTCTACATCCTCAATGCCGACACGTTCTGGATCGACCACGGTCCGCTCAATCTTGGCCGCCTCGCCCTTGCATGGGACGCCGCGAAAATGGATATTCTGCTGATGCTGGCGGATCTCCATCAGGCGACAGGACACTGTGGCAGCACCGATTTCCTGGTGGCGCCGGACGGTGCCCTGCGGCGTTCGAAAGGCGATCCCGCTGGGCTGATCTATGCCGGCGCGGCGATCATCCATCCGCGCCTGTTCGCGGACGCATCGGCCGAACCGCATTCGCTCAACGCCTATTTCGACAAAGCCATTGCCGCCGGCCGCCTGTTCGGCATGCCGATGCACGGCCATTGGATCACCGTCGGCACGCCCGATGCCATTCCGCAGGCGGAAGCAGCGGTCGCCGGCGCGTTAGCCGAGATGCAATGA
- the ahcY gene encoding adenosylhomocysteinase translates to MTGSKDYVVADISLAGWGRKELDIAETEMPGLMACREEFGAKKPLKGARITGSLHMTIQTAVLIETLKALGADIRWASCNIFSTQDHAAAAIAEAGIPVFAVKGESLEQYWDYTDRIFQWTDGGLSNMILDDGGDATMYILIGARAEAGEDVLSNPQSEEEEYFYAQVKKRLKASPGFFTKQKAAIRGVTEETTTGVNRLYQLQKKGLLPFPAINVNDSVTKSKFDNKYGCKESLVDGIRRGTDTMMAGKVAVVCGYGDVGKGSSASLKGAGARVKVTEVDPICALQAAMDGFEVVTLEDAAPTADIVITTTGNKDVVTLDHMRSMKDMVIVGNIGHFDNEIQVASLRNLKWTNVKPQVDMITFPDGKRMILLSEGRLLNLGNATGHPSFVMSASFTNQVLAQIELFSKGEQYQNQVYVLPKHLDEKVARLHLDKLGARLTELSGEQAAYIGVTPQGPFKPEHYRY, encoded by the coding sequence ATGACGGGTAGCAAGGATTATGTGGTCGCCGACATCTCGCTTGCCGGCTGGGGCCGCAAGGAACTCGATATCGCCGAAACCGAAATGCCGGGCCTGATGGCCTGCCGCGAGGAATTCGGCGCCAAGAAGCCGCTGAAGGGCGCGCGCATCACCGGCTCGCTGCACATGACCATCCAGACCGCGGTGCTGATCGAGACGCTGAAGGCGCTCGGCGCCGACATCCGCTGGGCCTCCTGCAACATCTTCTCGACCCAGGACCATGCCGCCGCGGCGATCGCCGAAGCCGGCATTCCGGTCTTCGCCGTCAAGGGTGAGAGCCTCGAACAGTACTGGGACTACACCGACCGGATCTTCCAGTGGACCGACGGCGGCCTCTCCAACATGATCCTCGATGATGGCGGCGACGCCACCATGTACATCCTGATCGGCGCCCGCGCCGAGGCCGGCGAGGACGTGCTGTCCAACCCGCAGAGCGAGGAAGAGGAATATTTCTATGCTCAGGTCAAGAAGCGCCTGAAGGCTTCGCCCGGCTTCTTCACCAAGCAGAAGGCCGCGATCCGCGGCGTCACCGAAGAGACGACCACCGGCGTCAACCGGCTCTATCAGTTGCAGAAGAAGGGGCTGCTGCCCTTCCCCGCCATCAACGTCAACGACTCGGTCACCAAGTCGAAGTTCGACAACAAGTATGGCTGCAAGGAATCGCTGGTCGACGGCATCCGTCGCGGCACCGACACGATGATGGCCGGCAAGGTCGCGGTCGTCTGCGGTTATGGTGACGTCGGCAAGGGCTCGTCGGCCTCGCTCAAGGGTGCCGGTGCCCGCGTTAAGGTCACCGAGGTCGACCCGATCTGCGCCCTGCAGGCGGCGATGGACGGCTTTGAGGTCGTCACGCTGGAAGATGCGGCTCCGACCGCCGACATCGTCATCACCACCACCGGCAACAAGGATGTCGTCACCCTCGACCATATGCGGTCGATGAAGGACATGGTGATCGTCGGCAATATCGGCCACTTCGACAACGAGATCCAGGTGGCGTCGCTGCGCAATCTGAAATGGACCAACGTCAAGCCGCAGGTCGACATGATCACCTTCCCGGACGGCAAGCGGATGATCCTCTTGTCGGAAGGCCGCCTGCTCAATCTCGGCAACGCCACCGGCCATCCGAGCTTCGTCATGTCGGCCTCCTTCACCAACCAGGTGCTGGCCCAGATCGAACTGTTCAGCAAGGGCGAGCAGTACCAGAACCAGGTCTATGTCCTGCCCAAGCATCTCGACGAGAAGGTCGCGCGCCTGCACCTCGACAAGCTCGGCGCCCGCCTGACCGAATTGTCGGGTGAGCAGGCCGCCTATATCGGCGTCACGCCGCAGGGTCCGTTCAAGCCGGAACACTACCGCTATTAA
- a CDS encoding HPr family phosphocarrier protein encodes MNALSPERDQIAKDPITREFPIVNQRGLHARASAKFVQLASGFNAAVHVEKDGVKVGGTSIMGLMMLAASPGYSIRVTASGPEALEVMDALEQLVASRFGEEC; translated from the coding sequence ATGAACGCGCTATCCCCGGAAAGAGACCAGATCGCCAAAGATCCGATCACCAGGGAGTTTCCGATCGTCAACCAGCGCGGCCTGCATGCGCGCGCCTCGGCCAAATTCGTCCAGCTCGCCAGTGGCTTCAACGCCGCGGTCCATGTCGAGAAGGACGGCGTCAAGGTCGGCGGCACGTCGATCATGGGCCTGATGATGCTTGCCGCCAGCCCCGGCTATTCGATCCGCGTCACCGCCAGCGGGCCGGAAGCACTCGAAGTCATGGACGCGCTTGAGCAGCTTGTAGCGTCGCGCTTCGGCGAGGAATGCTGA